In Oceanispirochaeta sp., the following are encoded in one genomic region:
- a CDS encoding HAD-IA family hydrolase produces the protein MNIRTLLFDVDNTLYDAHCGVEEEMNRRINILVSDRLGISTEEAIEMRKVFLPEYGTTLRWLQVCHGLEDAEAYMEHVHPENIKEYLCENPELREMLQKTSCRLEILTNGPEFHARRVLKALGINDLFPHMYALEWMGFLGKPYTSAYEKVLAHMGESADTVLFLDDKEVNLEAFARLGGHGIIVGPDKGSGKFPWIRDIVDLDKILPACCGMT, from the coding sequence ATGAATATAAGAACACTGCTTTTTGATGTGGATAACACTCTCTACGATGCCCATTGCGGGGTCGAGGAAGAGATGAACAGGAGGATCAATATCCTCGTCTCAGATCGTCTGGGCATCAGCACCGAAGAAGCCATAGAGATGAGAAAGGTTTTTCTGCCTGAATATGGTACCACCCTCCGCTGGCTCCAGGTCTGTCACGGTCTGGAGGATGCAGAGGCCTATATGGAGCATGTTCATCCCGAGAATATCAAGGAATACCTCTGTGAAAATCCAGAGTTGAGAGAGATGCTTCAAAAGACAAGCTGCCGCCTGGAAATATTGACGAACGGACCCGAGTTCCATGCCCGCAGAGTCTTGAAAGCCCTGGGGATCAATGATCTTTTTCCCCATATGTATGCTTTGGAGTGGATGGGATTCCTGGGAAAACCCTATACTTCAGCCTACGAGAAGGTTCTTGCTCATATGGGCGAGTCGGCCGATACCGTTCTGTTTCTGGATGATAAGGAAGTGAACCTGGAGGCCTTTGCCCGGCTGGGCGGACACGGCATAATCGTCGGTCCTGATAAGGGATCAGGGAAATTTCCCTGGATTCGGGATATAGTCGATTTAGATAAGATACTTCCCGCCTGCTGCGGGATGACTTAA
- a CDS encoding Hsp33 family molecular chaperone HslO → MIKKPIPGDTKKSMLKARSRDRRYHFVMAGGAVRGVLIQGSRMLREMQLNHNLGVLESIVLGQAYLGTALIASGLKEDGLIQFKVECGGPLKGLSVEADSHGTVRGFLMENPIPLERVPETLDTSLLFGPGFLSVTRYTGDLNKAFTGQVELRSGRLAEDLAAYYEESEQIHTVFNLSVHLETTGEVSGGAALFLQAMPGADEHVLDMVQDAILEIPSLSRTFTAEMDVHEFLDTYLADFQPDLLADKRVEFMCGCSKSRFEKFLANLSPAEQKEIVDNGPFPVITTCHNCNTSYDFSRNELESLFKLG, encoded by the coding sequence ATGATTAAAAAACCCATCCCCGGTGATACTAAAAAGTCCATGCTGAAGGCCCGCTCCCGTGACCGGCGCTACCACTTTGTCATGGCCGGAGGTGCCGTGAGAGGCGTCCTTATTCAGGGGAGCAGAATGCTCCGTGAAATGCAGCTGAACCATAATCTGGGTGTCCTTGAGAGTATTGTTCTCGGTCAGGCCTATCTCGGTACGGCTCTCATCGCTTCAGGGCTGAAAGAGGATGGGCTGATTCAGTTTAAGGTGGAGTGCGGAGGTCCTTTGAAGGGCCTCTCTGTAGAGGCCGATTCCCATGGTACGGTGAGAGGATTTCTGATGGAAAATCCGATTCCTCTGGAAAGAGTGCCCGAGACTCTGGATACGTCCTTGCTTTTCGGTCCTGGTTTTCTTTCGGTGACCCGCTACACGGGAGATCTGAATAAGGCCTTTACCGGGCAGGTTGAGCTTCGATCTGGCCGTCTGGCCGAAGATCTGGCCGCCTACTATGAAGAATCTGAACAGATACATACGGTCTTTAACCTCAGTGTCCATCTGGAAACCACCGGCGAGGTCTCCGGCGGTGCTGCCTTGTTCCTTCAGGCCATGCCCGGGGCAGATGAACATGTTCTGGACATGGTTCAGGATGCCATTCTGGAGATTCCCTCTTTGAGCCGCACATTCACGGCCGAAATGGATGTTCATGAATTTCTCGATACCTATCTGGCCGATTTTCAACCCGATCTTTTAGCGGATAAGCGGGTAGAATTCATGTGCGGATGCAGCAAGTCCAGATTTGAAAAATTCCTGGCCAATCTTTCACCTGCCGAACAGAAAGAAATTGTGGATAATGGTCCATTTCCAGTGATCACAACCTGCCATAATTGTAATACCTCTTATGATTTCAGCAGAAATGAATTGGAGTCTTTATTTAAACTGGGATAA
- a CDS encoding trypsin-like peptidase domain-containing protein, producing MKNRFFQLSLVLLYLWFSLGSCISMDSQLNRSDEISSASWSDPDMGAGYQEPPLPKIREEGLNNQEINSMQVYRDNIRAIVNVTTVNLYQSRFAGSYSQEGSGSGVIVSDKGYILTNKHVIADADFVVVTLYDGTNYQARTIGSDAENDLAVIKFEPVGRTLQTIIAGSAKDLQVGQQVLALGNPFGLEGTLTLGVVSGINRPLQSKDGFLLKGMIQTDAAINPGNSGGALLNSRGELIGINTMIISPGGNGSVGIGFAIPVETALRVIPELIETGRVNRGWIEIEALSMTANLARQLSLPFIKPGILVTSVLPEGNAEQAGLKGGDQRRSVGLGLNSISVGGDIITRINGKEINNVLDYFSVLESSRPGDKYEIEYLRGGIMGLTTIVLYERPPQFQF from the coding sequence ATGAAAAACAGATTTTTCCAGCTCTCTTTGGTCCTTCTTTACCTTTGGTTCAGCCTAGGTTCATGCATATCCATGGATTCTCAGCTCAACAGGAGTGATGAAATCTCCTCAGCCTCCTGGAGTGATCCCGACATGGGAGCCGGTTATCAGGAGCCGCCGCTGCCTAAAATCAGGGAAGAGGGGTTGAATAACCAGGAAATAAACAGCATGCAGGTATACCGGGATAATATCCGGGCCATTGTCAATGTGACAACAGTCAATCTCTATCAATCCCGTTTTGCCGGTTCCTACTCTCAAGAGGGGAGTGGTTCTGGTGTCATCGTCTCGGACAAAGGGTATATTCTGACAAACAAACATGTCATCGCCGATGCCGATTTTGTGGTGGTGACTCTCTATGACGGCACAAATTATCAGGCCAGGACCATCGGGAGCGATGCCGAAAATGATCTGGCTGTTATTAAATTCGAACCTGTCGGAAGAACTCTGCAGACCATTATTGCGGGAAGCGCCAAAGACCTTCAGGTGGGGCAGCAGGTCCTGGCACTGGGAAATCCTTTCGGTCTGGAAGGAACTTTGACTCTGGGGGTTGTCTCGGGAATCAACAGACCGCTTCAATCAAAGGACGGATTCCTCCTCAAGGGGATGATACAGACCGATGCAGCCATCAATCCCGGTAATTCCGGGGGGGCTCTCCTCAATTCCAGGGGAGAGCTGATAGGCATCAATACTATGATTATCAGCCCCGGTGGAAACGGCAGCGTAGGGATAGGTTTTGCCATCCCTGTCGAGACGGCCCTGCGGGTGATACCTGAATTGATTGAAACAGGACGGGTCAACAGGGGGTGGATTGAGATAGAAGCCCTGTCCATGACAGCTAATCTGGCTCGGCAGCTGAGTCTTCCTTTTATCAAGCCCGGTATTCTGGTGACATCCGTACTTCCTGAGGGAAACGCGGAACAGGCTGGACTGAAGGGGGGAGACCAGCGTCGGAGTGTCGGCCTGGGCCTGAACAGTATCTCTGTGGGGGGGGATATCATCACCAGAATCAATGGGAAGGAAATCAATAATGTTTTGGATTATTTCAGCGTTCTGGAAAGTTCCCGTCCGGGAGATAAGTATGAAATCGAGTATTTAAGAGGGGGAATCATGGGGCTCACCACGATTGTTCTTTATGAAAGACCTCCCCAGTTTCAATTTTGA
- the lipB gene encoding lipoyl(octanoyl) transferase LipB: MKLTVYVPGQLSYEEALDWQYDLVDKRREGVITDTLILLEHPPVLTTGRREQEHNILIDASSQDIPVIKTNRGGEVTYHGPGQLVGYLIVDLSSFSRRVKQFVFNLEDVFVRFLDREYGIQAQRYDKHRGVWVGDDKITAIGLAIEREITMHGFAFNINTNLDHFKWIVPCGIQDKGVTSLEKITGKTQDMDRIIPEIAGIYKDVFGYDSMEMIYGR, translated from the coding sequence ATGAAATTGACAGTATATGTACCCGGACAGCTGTCCTATGAGGAAGCTCTTGACTGGCAGTACGATCTGGTTGATAAACGGCGGGAAGGAGTCATCACGGATACTCTTATCCTGCTGGAACACCCTCCGGTATTGACCACCGGGCGGCGGGAGCAAGAGCATAATATTCTGATAGATGCATCCTCACAGGATATCCCCGTCATCAAGACCAACCGGGGAGGTGAGGTGACCTATCATGGCCCGGGGCAGCTTGTAGGATACCTCATTGTAGACCTTTCATCCTTTTCCCGCCGGGTTAAACAGTTTGTATTCAACCTGGAGGACGTCTTTGTCCGCTTTCTTGACAGAGAGTACGGTATTCAGGCACAGCGCTATGATAAACACCGGGGGGTCTGGGTGGGGGATGATAAAATCACAGCCATCGGGCTGGCTATCGAGAGAGAAATCACAATGCATGGCTTTGCCTTCAATATCAATACGAATCTGGATCATTTCAAGTGGATTGTTCCATGCGGCATTCAGGACAAGGGAGTCACATCCCTGGAAAAAATAACGGGCAAGACACAGGATATGGATCGGATCATACCGGAAATTGCCGGGATCTACAAAGATGTATTCGGATACGATTCCATGGAGATGATTTATGGACGCTGA
- the lipA gene encoding lipoyl synthase: MDAENTGDKVLRKPDWLKIPIRRGNNLAYVEDLLKDSTLNTVCKEANCPNRMECYSNKTATFMILGSVCTRGCCFCNVEGGIPQCVDPEEPRKLAEAVKALGLKFAVVTSVTRDDLEDGGASHFALVIQAVHALEPAVGIEVLIPDFQGNKAALGIVVAAGPEILNHNVETVPSLYAQVRPEADYRQSLELLGRVKKMDSRIYTKSGLMLGLGETEDEVLSVLEDLRKSEVDFLTMGQYLAPSKKHLSVKKYISPETFDRYREKALLMGFKGAACAPFVRSSYNASLMLDAVK; this comes from the coding sequence ATGGACGCTGAGAACACCGGGGATAAGGTCCTTCGGAAACCGGACTGGCTGAAAATTCCCATCCGCCGGGGAAATAATCTGGCCTACGTGGAAGACCTTTTAAAGGATTCCACTCTGAATACGGTCTGTAAAGAAGCCAACTGTCCCAACCGGATGGAGTGTTACAGCAACAAAACAGCGACCTTTATGATCCTGGGCAGTGTTTGTACCAGGGGGTGCTGCTTCTGCAATGTAGAGGGAGGAATCCCTCAATGTGTGGATCCCGAAGAGCCCCGGAAACTGGCTGAAGCGGTGAAGGCCCTGGGCCTTAAATTTGCAGTGGTCACTTCTGTGACAAGAGATGATCTTGAAGATGGTGGAGCCTCTCATTTTGCCCTTGTCATCCAGGCCGTTCATGCTCTCGAGCCTGCTGTGGGTATTGAGGTTCTTATTCCCGACTTTCAGGGTAATAAGGCGGCTCTGGGAATTGTTGTTGCTGCCGGACCGGAGATCCTGAATCACAATGTGGAAACCGTACCTTCCCTGTATGCACAGGTCCGCCCCGAGGCCGATTACCGTCAGTCTCTGGAGCTTCTGGGACGTGTCAAAAAAATGGATTCCCGTATTTATACAAAGTCCGGACTCATGCTGGGTTTGGGAGAGACGGAAGATGAAGTCCTGAGTGTTCTGGAGGATCTCCGAAAGTCAGAGGTCGATTTTCTGACCATGGGACAGTACCTGGCTCCCTCCAAAAAACATCTGAGTGTCAAAAAATATATAAGTCCCGAGACTTTTGACCGTTACCGGGAAAAAGCCCTGCTTATGGGGTTTAAAGGAGCTGCCTGTGCCCCCTTTGTCCGCAGTTCCTACAATGCATCGCTTATGCTGGACGCCGTGAAATAA
- the pspF gene encoding phage shock protein operon transcriptional activator, which produces MSIETNPSADALGESAEFMDFQQNLSLAARVDRPVLLVGERGTGKELAASRLHFLSSRWKYPYIPVNCAALPPSLIESELFGHESGSFTGAGKMRKGRFEEAHGGTLFLDEIGLVPIEVQEKILRTVEYGRFSRVGSSTELEVDVRIIGATNADLPALCREGKFKKDLLDRLSFEVLYLPPLRYRSTDIALLAGHFAMRMAREMGKPEIPEFSAKLIEKMRDYSWPGNIRELKNAVERAVYKTEGGLIEEMNLNPFNNPYQTLNRDEEEDAPGISDTPDEKEIPLIEYRDHILEVELRFIRRALEENRFSQKKAAHALGLTYDQFRGLYKKYQSFLDREDQEEY; this is translated from the coding sequence ATGAGCATTGAAACCAATCCTTCTGCCGATGCCCTGGGGGAATCGGCAGAATTCATGGACTTTCAGCAAAATCTAAGCCTTGCCGCCCGGGTGGACAGACCGGTTCTCCTTGTGGGAGAGAGAGGCACCGGGAAGGAGCTGGCAGCCTCGCGTCTGCATTTCCTCTCCAGCCGCTGGAAGTATCCCTATATCCCCGTCAACTGCGCCGCCCTTCCCCCGTCTCTCATAGAGTCGGAACTCTTCGGTCATGAATCAGGCTCCTTTACCGGAGCAGGAAAGATGCGGAAAGGGCGATTTGAAGAGGCCCATGGGGGAACTCTCTTTCTCGATGAAATTGGTCTTGTCCCCATAGAGGTCCAGGAAAAGATCCTCCGGACAGTGGAATACGGCCGATTCAGCCGGGTGGGGAGTTCTACAGAGCTGGAGGTTGATGTCAGAATCATCGGGGCAACCAATGCCGATCTGCCTGCTCTCTGCCGGGAAGGGAAATTCAAGAAAGACCTTCTGGACCGCCTCTCTTTTGAGGTACTCTACCTTCCGCCCCTGCGCTACCGCAGCACCGATATCGCCCTGCTGGCGGGGCATTTTGCCATGAGAATGGCCCGGGAAATGGGAAAGCCCGAAATCCCCGAATTTTCTGCAAAGCTGATAGAGAAGATGAGGGATTATTCCTGGCCCGGGAATATCAGGGAGTTGAAAAATGCAGTGGAAAGGGCGGTCTATAAGACGGAAGGGGGTTTGATTGAAGAGATGAATCTGAATCCCTTCAACAACCCCTACCAGACCCTGAACAGGGACGAAGAAGAAGACGCACCTGGAATCTCTGATACCCCGGATGAAAAGGAAATACCTCTGATTGAATACAGAGATCATATCCTGGAGGTGGAATTAAGGTTTATCCGCCGGGCTCTGGAAGAGAACCGTTTCAGCCAGAAAAAGGCCGCCCATGCCCTGGGGCTGACCTATGATCAGTTTAGGGGCTTATATAAAAAATACCAATCCTTCCTGGACCGGGAAGACCAGGAAGAATACTGA
- the pspA gene encoding phage shock protein PspA has product MSIFSRFRDIVNSNINDILDKVEDPEKMIRLMIQEMEDTLVELKSSCAGKMASRAEINREKDYLEKTLERWDGRARLALEKNREDLAREALLEKKNSQNQIDLMNKDLEHFAKLIDECKSNILQLEQKLEEVRQKNKILIQRGRHAAETKQARTVMKQADGSHAFQRFNELEKKVEMMEAEAEMSSYGLSGGQNSSIEHEFDKLESETEIDEELAALKKSMKGKE; this is encoded by the coding sequence ATGAGTATTTTTTCTAGATTCAGAGATATTGTAAACTCTAACATCAATGACATTCTGGACAAAGTGGAGGATCCTGAAAAAATGATCCGTCTGATGATTCAGGAAATGGAAGATACCCTGGTGGAGCTGAAGTCATCCTGCGCCGGCAAAATGGCTTCCAGAGCCGAGATCAACAGGGAAAAGGATTATCTTGAAAAGACCCTGGAACGCTGGGATGGCAGAGCCCGTCTTGCCCTTGAAAAGAACAGGGAAGACCTGGCTCGGGAAGCTCTTCTGGAAAAGAAGAACAGCCAGAATCAGATTGATCTGATGAACAAAGATCTGGAGCACTTTGCCAAGCTTATTGACGAGTGTAAATCCAATATTCTACAATTGGAACAGAAACTGGAAGAGGTTCGTCAGAAGAATAAAATTCTGATTCAGAGAGGCCGCCATGCCGCCGAAACAAAGCAGGCCCGAACGGTCATGAAACAGGCCGATGGAAGTCATGCCTTTCAAAGATTCAATGAGCTTGAAAAGAAGGTTGAAATGATGGAAGCGGAAGCTGAAATGTCCTCTTATGGATTATCCGGTGGTCAGAACAGCTCCATCGAACACGAATTTGATAAACTGGAGTCAGAGACCGAGATTGACGAGGAGCTGGCTGCCTTGAAGAAGTCCATGAAGGGAAAAGAGTAG
- a CDS encoding PspC domain-containing protein produces MMAYTAQKLYRSRRGKIFGICQGIADWRDLPVEYIRIFMILAFLFTGFFPVGILYFLAALILPMEPEGFKSASSFRQEEFSRKDQYENVRREYSDLKDRVRNMEGRVFDKERDWDERFKKEKK; encoded by the coding sequence ATGATGGCTTATACAGCACAAAAACTGTACCGTTCCCGGAGAGGTAAAATCTTCGGTATTTGTCAGGGAATTGCCGACTGGCGGGATCTGCCTGTGGAATACATCCGTATTTTTATGATTCTGGCCTTTCTGTTCACCGGATTCTTTCCGGTGGGAATTCTATACTTTCTGGCAGCTCTGATTCTTCCTATGGAACCGGAAGGGTTCAAATCCGCCAGTTCCTTCAGGCAGGAGGAATTCAGCCGGAAAGACCAGTATGAAAATGTCCGCCGTGAATATAGTGATTTGAAAGATCGTGTCAGGAATATGGAAGGCAGAGTCTTTGACAAGGAACGGGACTGGGACGAAAGGTTTAAGAAAGAGAAGAAATAA
- a CDS encoding IclR family transcriptional regulator: MMKTAEPVLSVLKTMKLLETLSAQEEVGVTELAAAVDGNKSTVYRFLNTLSGLGYVSQNRNNEKYSLTLKLFQVGVQALNRLDIHKASLPVMEELAEYSKETIHLASMENHQVFYLDKIESPLALRVAMGSAQGRFAPVVCTGVGKVILANMGHDEKERMLEHADWTARTEYSVTTPEELEVRLIEIRKNGWAFDLEENEPGVRCVAAPIFDNKGVICGALSISGPSLRMTKEKMKKLALKVKEGAGKISDNLGYLKS, translated from the coding sequence ATGATGAAAACCGCCGAGCCTGTATTATCCGTATTAAAAACGATGAAGTTGCTGGAAACCCTCTCTGCCCAGGAAGAGGTGGGTGTGACCGAACTGGCCGCCGCAGTGGACGGGAATAAGAGTACGGTCTACCGATTCCTGAATACACTCTCTGGTCTCGGTTATGTCAGCCAGAACAGAAACAATGAGAAATATTCACTCACACTGAAGCTTTTCCAGGTTGGTGTACAAGCACTGAACCGCCTGGATATCCACAAGGCTTCACTTCCTGTCATGGAAGAACTGGCCGAATACTCGAAGGAGACAATACACCTTGCTTCCATGGAAAACCATCAGGTATTCTATCTTGATAAAATAGAATCCCCCCTGGCACTCAGGGTAGCCATGGGTTCTGCTCAAGGGCGATTTGCTCCGGTAGTCTGCACGGGTGTTGGGAAAGTGATCCTGGCAAATATGGGCCATGATGAAAAAGAGCGCATGCTGGAACACGCCGACTGGACAGCTCGAACAGAATATTCTGTCACCACTCCTGAAGAACTGGAAGTAAGACTGATTGAGATCAGAAAAAATGGATGGGCCTTTGACCTGGAGGAAAATGAACCCGGTGTTCGTTGCGTTGCAGCCCCTATTTTTGACAACAAGGGAGTCATCTGTGGTGCCCTCAGTATTTCTGGACCGTCATTGAGGATGACAAAAGAAAAAATGAAAAAGCTGGCCTTGAAAGTAAAAGAAGGGGCCGGGAAAATTTCCGATAATCTGGGATACCTGAAAAGCTGA
- the arfB gene encoding alternative ribosome rescue aminoacyl-tRNA hydrolase ArfB, whose amino-acid sequence MDNLDSIMNRTDLITLIQKKGQFSFSRSGGPGGQNVNKVNTKVLLTVALDELAGLDESELLMIREKLSSRLNSSGELFIQLQEERSQLMNRERAVEKMADLILESLIVQKKRRKTRPSRGARQKRLDGKKIQGNKKKNRGSISIDD is encoded by the coding sequence ATGGATAACCTTGACTCTATCATGAATCGTACAGATCTGATCACACTTATACAGAAGAAGGGGCAATTCTCATTTTCCCGTTCCGGAGGTCCCGGGGGGCAGAATGTCAACAAGGTCAATACAAAGGTCCTTTTGACTGTTGCTCTGGATGAATTGGCGGGATTGGATGAATCTGAGCTATTGATGATCAGGGAAAAACTCAGCTCCCGGTTGAACAGCAGCGGGGAACTCTTTATTCAGCTCCAGGAGGAACGTTCCCAGTTGATGAACAGGGAACGAGCCGTAGAAAAAATGGCTGATCTTATCCTGGAATCGCTGATAGTACAAAAAAAAAGAAGAAAAACAAGGCCTTCGAGAGGGGCCAGGCAGAAGAGGCTGGATGGAAAGAAGATACAGGGGAACAAGAAAAAAAACAGGGGCAGCATCTCAATTGATGATTGA
- a CDS encoding metallophosphoesterase, with protein sequence MLKIAHITDTHISEEDQFPDGIENRDRFLRTLEDIRSQDVDLIIHTGDVCYPQGCKSIYTWLREILESTEIPYILTPGNHDNVFMMQEVFNLKDLPAKVITTGAVAMKGQSLLFLDSSSERLTMKQILWLKREIEIQDDQLFLFQHHPPCSCGVRVMDTKYPYKTPELFQKTIRDTGRSLILFCGHYHIEKEIRLGSPPLTVYVTPPTLGSLDPAAEDYVIKDHHPGWRDISIEKQKLIHTGCHYLP encoded by the coding sequence ATGCTGAAAATCGCTCATATTACGGATACACATATTTCTGAAGAAGATCAGTTTCCGGACGGAATAGAGAACAGGGATCGATTTTTACGAACACTGGAAGACATCAGATCGCAGGATGTTGATTTAATCATTCATACCGGGGATGTCTGCTACCCCCAAGGCTGTAAATCTATCTACACATGGCTCAGAGAGATCCTGGAATCGACAGAGATCCCCTATATCCTGACTCCCGGGAATCATGACAATGTGTTTATGATGCAGGAAGTGTTCAACCTGAAAGACCTTCCCGCCAAGGTTATCACCACCGGAGCCGTGGCCATGAAGGGACAATCCCTCCTGTTCCTGGACAGCTCCTCGGAAAGGTTGACAATGAAGCAGATCCTCTGGTTGAAGAGGGAAATAGAAATTCAGGATGATCAGCTGTTTTTGTTTCAGCACCACCCGCCCTGCAGCTGCGGCGTCAGAGTCATGGATACAAAATACCCCTATAAGACCCCGGAACTGTTCCAGAAAACAATCCGTGACACCGGGCGCTCTCTCATCCTTTTTTGCGGGCATTATCATATCGAAAAGGAAATCCGCCTGGGTTCACCCCCATTGACCGTGTATGTGACACCGCCGACCCTGGGCTCTCTTGATCCGGCAGCCGAAGATTATGTCATCAAGGACCACCACCCCGGTTGGAGAGATATTTCCATAGAGAAACAAAAGCTGATCCATACAGGCTGCCATTACCTTCCATAA
- a CDS encoding ZIP family metal transporter, translated as MIEWIAGYSPVQQALIGTLFTYAVTALGASMVFFFKVISKKVLDGMLGFAAGVMIAASFWSLLAPSIDMSEQMGLIPWVPPVLGFLAGGVFLRLVDKILPHLHLNAPMTEVEGVKTSWHKSILLTLAITLHNIPEGLAVGVAFGAVAAGIPSASLAGAVALALGIGIQNFPEGAAVSIPLRREGLSRTKSFLYGQASGVVEPIAGVLGALLVLVMQPVLPYALSFAAGAMIFVVVEEAIPESQSSGNTDIATMGAMIGFAVMMTLDVALG; from the coding sequence ATGATTGAATGGATAGCCGGATATTCACCGGTTCAACAGGCTTTAATTGGAACACTATTCACATATGCTGTCACAGCCCTGGGGGCCAGCATGGTGTTTTTCTTTAAGGTCATAAGCAAAAAAGTACTGGATGGTATGCTGGGATTTGCTGCGGGGGTTATGATTGCCGCCAGCTTCTGGTCTCTACTGGCACCTTCCATCGATATGTCGGAGCAGATGGGTTTGATTCCCTGGGTTCCTCCGGTTCTCGGTTTTCTTGCCGGGGGTGTCTTTTTAAGACTCGTCGACAAGATCCTGCCTCACCTTCACTTGAACGCTCCTATGACTGAGGTTGAAGGTGTAAAAACAAGCTGGCATAAGAGTATTCTCCTGACCCTTGCCATCACACTGCATAATATTCCTGAAGGTCTGGCCGTGGGTGTCGCCTTTGGTGCCGTGGCTGCAGGGATTCCCTCCGCTTCTCTCGCCGGGGCTGTGGCTTTGGCTTTAGGAATCGGGATTCAGAATTTCCCCGAAGGGGCGGCCGTTTCCATTCCTCTCAGACGGGAGGGATTGTCCAGAACTAAGTCATTCCTGTATGGGCAGGCATCAGGGGTTGTGGAACCGATTGCGGGAGTGTTGGGAGCTCTGCTTGTTCTTGTCATGCAGCCAGTCCTTCCCTATGCTCTTTCTTTTGCGGCAGGAGCCATGATTTTTGTTGTGGTTGAAGAGGCTATCCCCGAGTCTCAAAGCTCGGGGAATACTGATATTGCCACCATGGGAGCGATGATCGGATTTGCCGTTATGATGACCCTGGATGTCGCCCTGGGTTAG
- a CDS encoding pentapeptide repeat-containing protein, with protein MILGEQPDFFGNERQLKMIKRALEEENIIIWNKFNLSNGPLFKANLKGINLSGLELKEINLTRANLTGANLVETDLRFAKLEHAQLSKADLSRADLRGANLNDADLSLASLINTNLSRAKLERVNLTDSDLRGTDMTDASLTGAKVKPEDLAKTIISNTKMPGKIKIVSKTDDTNAPPWMKAKEEEQQRKDLRLKKEKAQEEEVQKKRLRRLGIKQKLSSWDDDD; from the coding sequence ATGATACTTGGTGAACAACCTGATTTTTTTGGTAACGAACGTCAACTTAAAATGATTAAGAGAGCTCTGGAAGAAGAGAATATTATCATTTGGAATAAATTCAATTTGAGTAACGGCCCCCTGTTCAAGGCAAATCTGAAAGGAATTAACCTTTCCGGACTGGAATTGAAAGAGATTAATCTTACAAGAGCCAATTTGACAGGCGCTAATCTGGTTGAAACAGACCTTCGATTTGCCAAGCTCGAGCATGCTCAGCTTTCAAAGGCCGACCTCAGCAGAGCTGATCTCAGAGGAGCCAATCTGAATGATGCCGATCTCTCCCTTGCATCACTGATCAATACGAATCTCAGCAGAGCCAAACTGGAACGGGTCAACCTGACAGACAGCGACCTGAGGGGTACGGATATGACTGATGCCTCCTTAACGGGAGCCAAGGTCAAGCCTGAAGACCTGGCAAAAACAATCATCAGCAATACGAAAATGCCAGGGAAAATTAAAATTGTTTCCAAAACCGATGATACCAATGCTCCTCCCTGGATGAAAGCCAAAGAGGAAGAGCAGCAGAGGAAAGACCTGCGTCTCAAGAAAGAAAAGGCCCAGGAAGAAGAAGTACAAAAAAAGAGACTCCGCCGCCTGGGTATCAAACAAAAACTCAGCAGCTGGGATGATGATGACTAA